From Anopheles arabiensis isolate DONGOLA chromosome 3, AaraD3, whole genome shotgun sequence, a single genomic window includes:
- the LOC120901085 gene encoding uncharacterized protein LOC120901085 produces MATRRDKRNGMVYHARDRLLKRRLQEWEEECARASLPQSTTMSKCNMEAAVMSIGGGSLWYRGVATCLQQYYRNVKPPVKGFEIDFFVDGMPLYKSSRSQFWPILMKVFNVPDSPVMVVAIFCGESKPHSLEEYLRRFVEEMNDLQTNHLAIGQQLYWVCLRAIIANAPAKSFIKGVKGHTSYSACHKCTVEGQMCGHRMYFPYSTDTQERTDELFCAGKYPDHIIRPTPLSDMINCDMIMDFVLDCMHLIDKGVLAKKWTYGLTAIQR; encoded by the exons ATGGCAACACGTCGTGATAAGCGAAATGGTATGGTGTACCATGCACGTGATCGTTTGCTGAAGCGGCGCTTGCAGGAATGGGAGGAGGAATGTGCACGTGCTAGCCTTCCGCAATCCACAACAATGAGTAAGTGTAAT ATGGAAGCGGCGGTAATGTCCATCGGCGGAGGAAGTCTGTGGTACAGAGGTGTGGCTACATGTTTGCAGCAATATTATCG caatgtaAAACCTCCTGTCAAGGGTTTTGAGATCGATTTTTTTGTAGATGGTATGCCGCTCTACAAAAGCAGTCGGTCTCAGTTTTGGCCGATTTTGATGAAGGTTTTTAACGTGCCCGATTCTCCCGTTATGGTGGTGGCCATATTCTGTGGCGAATCCAAACCACACTCCCTGGAGGAGTATTTAAGGCGGTTTGTGGAGGAGATGAACGATCTTCAGACAAATCATTTGGCAATTGGGCAGCAATTATATTGGGTCTGTTTGCGAGCCATCATTGCCAATGCACCAGCAAAATCGTTTATAAAAG GTGTGAAAGGCCATACTTCATACAGCGCTTGTCACAAATGCACGGTGGAAGGGCAAATGTGTGGGCACCGGATGTATTTCCCATACAGTACAGATACCCAAGAAAGGACTGATGAATTGTTCTGTGCTGGAAAGTACCCGGACCATATCATCCGCCCTACTCCACTATCCGACATGATAAACTGTGATATGATTATGGATTTTGTGTTGGATTGCATGCACCTGATTGATAAAGGAGTGCTGGCAAAAAAATGGACATATGGATTAACGGCCATCCAGAGGTGA